A DNA window from Purpureocillium takamizusanense chromosome 9, complete sequence contains the following coding sequences:
- the HMG1_2 gene encoding Hydroxymethylglutaryl-CoA reductase (NADPH) (COG:I~EggNog:ENOG503NUYR~BUSCO:EOG092608ZS~TransMembrane:7 (o300-321i328-348o354-374i432-451o457-479i541-562o1170-1192i)) → MISANLLPARFRGEPALSHASTPSRLAKKVAPLLQFLSRLACSHPIHTVVIVALLASTSYVGLLQESLFDGTRNLGKADWSSLVDGSRDLRAGPDTSWRWQGVEHAVATASSSRGADHLALLTLVFPDTLSTSSPSTAPRPHVVPTPGNLSVTPLPSTENPFTAYSQDSILAYSMPYAEAPEFVTAVQEIPNVDAEETLTRHGREKKMWIMKAAKVNTRNTIIQWASNALVEFVDLLKNAETLDIVIMILGYLSMHLTFVSLFLSMRRMGSNFWLGMSTLFSSVFAFLFGLAVTAKLGVPISVILLSEGLPFLVVTIGFEKNIVLTRAVLSHAIEHRRAQVQETKAGRKTDIQTQNVIQYAIQAAIKDKGYEILRDYAIEILILVLGAASGVQGGLQQFCFLAAWILFFDCILLFTFYTAILSIKLEINRIKRHVDMRMALEADGVSRRVAEDVAKSQDEWDGAGQKNGDGSLFGRSMKSSSVPKFKVLMISGFILINVINICTIPFRSASSLSSWRTWAGGLGGVASLPPVDPFKVASNGLSSILAAAMATGTPTLVTVLTPIKYELEFPSVHYALPPSIGDGSLGLGERLHLNEYGVGGRVVGGLLTSLEDPVLSKWIVVALALSVGLNGYLFNVARWGIKDPNVPEHAIDRKELARAQRFNDTDSATLPLGEYVPPTPQRSEPATPAATDDEGDVLSMTRLRSAPSVPSGEHRSNDELDKMLVEKRAHEMSDEEVVTMSMRGKIPGYALEKTLKDFTRAVKIRRTIISRTKATAEVTSGLDRSKLPYENYDWERVFGACCENVVGYLPLPVGVAGPLVIDGQSYFIPMATTEGVLVASASRGCKAINSGGGAITVLTADGMTRGPCLSFETLERAGAAKLWLDSEAGQGVMKKAFNSTSRFARLQTMKTALAGTNLYIRFKTTTGDAMGMNMISKGVEHALNVMAGEGFEDMSIISVSGNYCIDKKAAAINWIDGRGKSVVAEAIIPADVVKSVLKSDVDSLVELNVSKNLIGSAMAGSIGGFNAHAANIVAAMFLATGQDPAQVVESANCITTMRNLHGSLQISVSMPSLEVGTLGGGTILEPQSAMLDMLGVRGSHPTNPGDNARRLARIIAAAVLAGELSLCSALAAGHLVRAHMQHNRSAAPSRTGTPAPPPMTPVSLAMTSAQEKSNMSAAAQQRSKR, encoded by the exons ATGATATCTGCAAACCTCCTCCCGGCTCGCTTTCGCGGCGAGCCCGCTCTCTCTCACGCCTCCACGCCATCTCGCCTAGCCAAGAAGGTCGCGCCCCTGCTCCAGTTCCTGTCCCGACTCGCCTGCTCTCATCCCATCCACACAGTCGTCATCGTGGCTCTCCTCGCCAGTACCTCGTacgtcggcctcctccaggAGAGCCTGTTCGACGGCACCAGGAACCTCGGCAAGGCGGACTGGTCCTCGCTCGTCGATGGCAGCCGAGACCTGCGCGCCGGCCCGGACACTTCGTGGAGGtggcagggcgtcgagcacgccgtGGCAaccgcctccagctccagaGGCGCCGACCATCTCGCCCTCTTGACCCTCGTCTTCCCTGACACGCTCTccacgagctcgccgagcacAGCCCCACGCCCCCACGTCGTCCCGACGCCGGGTAACCTCTCCGTCACCCCGCTGCCCTCGACCGAGAATCCCTTCACGGCGTACTCCCAGGACAGCATCCTCGCCTACTCGATGCCGTACGCGGAAGCTCCCGAATTCGTCACCGCGGTCCAGGAGATCCCTAACGTGGATGCCGAGGAAACGCTGACGCGACACGGCCGCGAGAAGAAGATGTGGATCATgaaggccgccaaggtcaACACGCGCAACACCATCATCCAGTGGGCCAGCAACGCGCTCGTCGAGTTTGTGGACCTGTTGAAGAACGCCGAGACGCTCGATATCGTCATCATGATTCTCGGCTATCTGTCCATGCACCTGACCTTTGTGTCCTTGTTCCTGTCCATGCGCCGGATGGGCTCCAACTTTTGGCTCGGCATGAGCACCCTCTTCTCGTCCGTCTTCGCGTTCCTCTTCGGCTTGGCCGTCACCGCAAAGCTCGGGGTCCCCATCAGCGTCATCCTGCTGTCCGAGGGCCTCCCGTTCCTGGTTGTCACCATCGGCTTCGAGAAGAACATTGTGCTTACGCGCGCCGTCCTCTCGCACGCCATCGAGCATCGGCGCGCTCAGGTCCAAGAGACCAAGGCCGGCAGGAAGACGGACATCCAGACGCAAAACGTCATCCAGTACGCGATCCAGGCtgccatcaaggacaagggcTACGAGATCCTCCGCGACTACGCCATCGAGATCTTGattctcgtcctcggcgccgcctctggcgtgcagggcggcctgcagcagtTTTGCTTTCTGGCCGCGTGGATCCTCTTCTTTGACTGCATCCTGCTCTTCACCTTTTACACGGCCATTCTCAGCATCAAGCTCGAGATCAACCGCATCAAGCGCCACGTCGACATGCGcatggccctcgaggcgGACGGCGTCAGCCGGcgcgtggccgaggacgtggccAAGAGCCAGGACGAGtgggacggcgccggccaaaAGAACGGCGACGGGTCCCTCTTCGGCCGTTCGatgaagagcagcagcgtgccCAAGTTCAAGGTGCTCATGATCTCCGGCTTCATCCTCATCAACGTCATCAACATCTGCACCATTCCCTTccgcagcgcgtcgtcgctgtcgagtTGGCGCacgtgggcgggcggtctgggcggcgtcgcgtccctccctcccgtcgaCCCCTTCAAGGTGGCGTCCAACGGCCTCAGCTCCATCCTtgcggcggccatggccaccggTACGCCGACGCTGGTCACCGTCCTCACGCCCATCAAGTACGAGCTGGAGTTTCCCTCGGTACACTACGCGCTGCCCCCTtccatcggcgacggcagcctcggcctcggcgagcggctgCACCTGAACGAGTacggcgtgggcggccgCGTGGTGGGCGGACTGCTCACGAGCCTCGAGGACCCTGTGCTGTCCAAGTGGATCGTcgtggccctggccctcAGCGTCGGCCTCAACGGCTATCTCTTCAACGTGGCGCGCTGGGGCATCAAGGATCCCAACGTCCCCGAGCACGCCATCGATCGAAaggagctggcgcgcgcgcagaggTTCAACGACACGGACTCGGCAACGCTCCCCCTGGGCGAGTACgtcccgccgacgcctcAGCGGAGCGAacccgcgacgccggccgccacggatgacgagggcgacgtcctGTCCATGACCAGGCTgaggtcggcgccctcggtgccgtcCGGCGAGCACCGCTCCAACGACGAACTGGACAAGATGCTCGTCGAGAAGCGCGCCCACGAAAtgtcggacgaggaggtcgTGACCATGTCCATGCGCGGCAAGATCCCCGGCTACGCGCTCGAGAAGACTCTCAAGGACTTTACCCGCGCCGTCAAGATCAGGCGCACCATCATCTCGCGGAccaaggcgacggccgaggTCACCAGCGGCCTCGACCGCTCCAAGCTGCCGTACGAAAACTACGACTGGGAGCGCGTCTTCGGGGCCTGCTGCGAAAACGTCGTCGGCtacctgccgctgcccgtcggcgtcgccggcccccTGGTCATCGACGGCCAGAGCTACTTCATCCCCATGGCCACCACCGAgggcgtgctcgtcgccagcgcgAGCAGAGGCTGCAAGGCCATCaactctggcggcggcgccatcaccgtcTTGACGGCGGACGGCATGACGCGCGGGCCCTGCCTCAGCTTCGAGACgctcgagcgcgcgggcgccgccaagctgtGGCTCGACTCGgaggccggccagggcgtgATGAAGAAGGCGTTCAACTCGACGAGCCGCTTCGCGCGCCTGCAGACCATGAAGACGGCGCTCGCCGGGACCAACCTGTACATTCGCttcaagacgacgacgggcgacgcCATGGGCATGAACATGATTTccaagggcgtcgagcacgcgctCAACGTCATGGCCGGCGAAGGCTTCGAGGACATGTCCATCATCTCCGTGTCCGGCAACTACTGCATCgacaagaaggcggccgccatcaacTGGATCGACGGTCGCGGCaagagcgtcgtcgccgaggccatcatccCGGCCGACGTGGTCAAGAGCGTGCTCAAGAGCGACGTGGACtcgctcgtcgagctcaacgTGTCCAAGAACCTCATCGGCTCTGCCATGGCCGGGTCCATTGGCGGCTTCAACGCGCACGCGGCCAAcatcgtggccgccatgTTCCTGGCCACCGGCCAAGACCCCGCGCAGGTGGTGGAGAGCGCCAACtgcatcaccaccatgaGGAA CTTGCACGGCTCGCTGCAGATTTCGgtctcgatgccctcgctcGAGGTGGGcacgctcggcggcggcaccatccTCGAGCCGCAGAGCGCCATGCTCGACATGCTGGGCGTGCGCGGCTCGCACCCGACGAACCCCGGCgacaacgcccgccgcctcgcgcgcatcatcgcggccgcggtcctggccggcgagctgtCCCTCTGCAGCGCGCTGGCCGCGGGTCACCTGGTGCGGGCGCACATGCAGCACAACcggagcgcggcgccgtcgcgaaCGGGCACcccggccccgccgcccatgacgcccgtgtcgttggccatgacgagcgcGCAGGAAAAGTCCAACatgagcgcggcggcgcagcagcggtcgaAGCGGTAG
- a CDS encoding Tripeptidyl-peptidase I (TransMembrane:1 (n7-17c22/23o592-611i)~COG:O~MEROPS:MER0005329~SECRETED:SignalP(1-24~SECRETED:cutsite=AAG-LP~SECRETED:prob=0.3086)~EggNog:ENOG503NX98): MRQCFKVTVALAVGLAFAASSAAGLPSSVYVVHEARSPTATEQSGHSRWKRGSRLDADAVVPLRIGLTQNNLHLGHDRLMDVAHPSSGNFGKHLTEDEVHDFFAPADDTFSAVHAWLVGEGVNETDIRRYANRGWLAVDLPVSKLEDMFRARYYEHEHDGALRVGCDKYHVPKHLAGHIDYIVPGVKLSPPLVKRSLVRRGDDDVKAHRKNWDPKKLPPQLHLWKQPPHNPKLPADLQDCARNFTAVCYRALYDIPAASVPVPGNEPAVFESGDTYSQEDLDAYFHKYAPHIRNGTHPRLQSVDGADAPVAPTSPYNTGESEIDIDIIQSLIWPQSMVLYQVDDRLYTTANNMSGFLNTFLDALDGSYCHSTAFGITGDSPGIDPAYPDKRPGGYDRPEMCGVYRPAKVISISYGESELDVPKRYLQRQCNEFLKLGLQGTTVLVSSGDYGVGIGPASDSTCLNGSGQTQTIYNPGNPVACPYLTAVGATQLQPGTTVLDAESALQTPLGPGSELFASSGGFSNYFSAPSYQQAALRTYFAAHDPGHPYYVANADASNVGAGGGLYNRAGRGIPDVSANGANFRAFTDGTEFHWFGTSLAAPLWASIVTLVNQERALRGKRPVGFINPVLYENAGALTDIKNGSNPNCGSSGFEAVEGWDPVTGLGTPKYPELLKLWLRLP, from the coding sequence ATGCGGCAGTGTTTCAAAGTGACTGTGGCTCTCGCGGTTGGGTTGGCTTTTGCGGCTtcgtccgcggcgggccTGCCATCGAGCGTGTACGTCGTGCACGAGGCGCGCAGCCCGACCGCGACCGAGCAGTCCGGCCATAGCCGCTGGAAGCGCGGCAGTCGTCTGGACGCGGACGCCGTCGTGCCACTCCGGATCGGCCTGACGCAGAATAACCTGCATCTCGGCCACGACAGGCTCATGGACGTGGCGcacccgtcgtcgggcaaCTTTGGCAAGCACTTGACGGAGGATGAGGTTCACGATTTCTTTGCGCCGGCTGACGACACGTTCTCGGCGGTGCACGCttggctcgtcggcgagggggtCAACGAGACGGATATTCGCCGGTACGCCAAcaggggctggctggccgtggaCCTGCCCGTGTCCAAGCTCGAGGACATGTTTCGGGCGCGGTACTATGAGCACGAGCACGATGGCGCCCTCAGGGTCGGCTGCGACAAGTATCATGTTCCCAAGCATCTGGCCGGGCACATCGACTACATCGTGCCCGGCGTCAAGCTGTCGCCCCCGTTGGTCAAGCGCTCCCTggtgcgccgcggcgacgacgacgtcaaagCCCACAGGAAGAACTGGGATCCCAAGAAGCTCCCGCCGCAGTTGCATCTCTGGAAGCAGCCCCCGCACAACCCCAAGCTCCCCGCCGACCTGCAAGACTGTGCGCGCAACTTCACCGCCGTGTGCTACCGCGCGCTGTACGACatcccggcggcgagcgtgccTGTGCCCGGCAACGAGCCTGCCGTCTTTGAGTCGGGCGACACGTACTCGCAGGAGGACCTCGATGCCTACTTTCACAAGTACGCGCCGCACATCCGCAACGGCACCCATCCCAGACTGCAGTCGGTCGACGGGGCGGACGCCCCTGtggcgccgacctcgccgtaCAACACGGGCGAGTCGGAGATTGACATTGACATCATCCAGTCGCTCATCTGGCCGCAGTCCATGGTGCTGTACCAGGTGGACGACCGGCTGTACACGACGGCCAACAACATGTCCGGGTTCCTCAATACgttcctcgacgcgctcgacggaTCGTACTGCCACTCCACCGCGTTCGGCATCACGGGCGACAGCCCGGGCATCGACCCCGCGTACCCGGACAAGCGGCCCGGCGGGTACGACCGCCCCGAGATGTGCGGCGTGTACAGGCCGGCAAAGGTCATCTCCATCTCGTACGGCGAGagcgagctcgacgtgccCAAGCGGTACCTGCAGCGCCAGTGCAACGAGTTCCTCAAGCTGGGGCTCCAGGGCACGACGGTGCTGGTCTCGAGCGGCGACTACGGCGTGGGCATCGGACCCGCGTCCGACTCCACGTGCCTCAACGGCTCCGGGCAGACGCAGACCATCTACAACCCGGGCAACCCCGTGGCGTGCCCGTACCtgacggccgtgggcgccacgcagctgcagcccggcacgacggtgctcgacgccgagagcgCGCTGCAGACGCCCCTCGGCCCGGGCAGTGAGCTGttcgccagcagcggcggcttctcAAACTACTTTTCCGCGCCGTCGTaccagcaggcggcgctgcggacCTACTTTGCGGCGCACGACCCGGGCCACCCGTACTACGTGGccaacgccgacgccagcaacgtgggcgccggcggcgggctgtaCAAccgcgccgggcgcggcATCCCGGACGTGTCGGCCAACGGGGCCAATTTCCGGGCCTTTACCGACGGGACCGAGTTTCACTGGTTCGGGACGAGCCTCGCGGCGCCCCTGTGGGCCTCCATCGTGACGCTGGTGAACCAGGAGCGCGCGTTGCGCGGGAAGCGTCCCGTCGGGTTCATCAACCCCGTGCTGTACGAGAACGCGGGAGCGCTGACGGACATCAAGAACGGGTCCAACCCCAACTGCGGGTCGAGCGGGTTTGAGGCCGTTGAGGGATGGGACCCGGTGACGGGGCTGGGGACGCCCAAGTACccggagctgctcaagctgTGGCTCAGGTTGCCGTAG
- a CDS encoding uncharacterized protein (EggNog:ENOG503NWW8~COG:Q) — MTLLPFMFRPVQAVARVRCIATLATAVPAPSAGPPPPIFHASAGSAASTMPPGFVAAVGQLETFILPETVTGSVSDVAMGRSLIAAWQRDGILQVAMSPLQRRLYEAANAQSRRFFGRPQAEKQACVDSRSYSGYVASGEEITDGIADYSEIFTVTKDLAARDPRVRNRWPCHGPCPWPDREMKRAVSRYIADLGTAGQRLLQLIELGLQVPAGSLTQYTNDGWHHMRVLRFPARHKTNGKGKAGRGIGSHTDYGLVVMAAQDDVGGLFVRPPQGESFANWQQSAAGIKEDDAGWLYVPPTPGVFTVFPGQCFRSHRRPSLTVQGDMLQYMTNNVLLSTPHKVGLNTRERFAFAYFHEPNFRSVVKPLPGYNASQAPVEGIHYGTHFTNMCLRNYPDRVTTKRLAAEGRYQMLSESRLRSG; from the exons ATGACCCTTCTACCCTTCATGTTTCGTCCGGTGCAGGCCGTTGCCAGGGTGAGATGCATAGCCACGCTTGCCACGGCAGTCCCTGCTCCTTCGGCCGGACCGCCCCCGCCAATCTTCCATGCTTCAGCTGGTTCGGCCGCAAGCACGATGCCTCCCGGGTTCGTAGCAGCGGTCGGGCAGCTGGAGACGTTCATCTTGCCAGAGACTGTCACCGGCTCGGTCAGCGACGTGGCCATGGGTCGGTCGCTCATCGCGGCTTGgcagcgcgacggcatcctccAAGTCGCCATGAGCCCGCTGCAAAGGCGTCTTTATGAAGCTGCCAATGCCCAGAGCAGGCGTTTCTTCGGGAGACCGCAAGCCGAAAAGCAGGCTTGTGTCGATTCGCGGAGCTACTCTGGGTACGTTGCCTCGGGAGAAGAGATCaccgacggcatcgccgactACTCGGAGATCTTCACCGTTACCAAAGACCTCGCCGCACGAGACCCAAGGGTGCGGAATCGCTGGCCATGCCACGGTCCATGCCCTTGGCCGGACCGCGAGATGAAGCGCGCCGTCAGTCGCTACATTGCCGATTTAggcacggccggccagaggctgctgcagctgaTCGAGCTGGGACTCCAAGTCCCCGCCGGTTCGCTGACGCAATATACCAACGATGGCTGGCATCATATGCGCGTGTTGCG GTTTCCGGCCCGGCACAAGACCAACGGGAAGGgcaaggccggccgcggcatAGGGTCTCACACAGACTATGGACTCGTAGTGATGGCGGCTCAAGATGACGTTGGAG GCCTCTTTGTGCGACCACCGCAGGGCGAGAGTTTTGCCAACTGGCAgcagagcgccgccggcatcaagGAGGATGACGCCGGATGGCTGTATGTGCCGCCGACACCCGGTGTCTTTACCGTTTTCCCAGGTCAGTGTTTCAGGTCTCATCGTCGGCCATCGCTGACTGTCCAAGGCGACATGCTGCAGTACATGACCAACAACgtgctgctgtcgacgccACACAAGGTCGGGCTCAACACGCGGGAGCGGTTCGCCTTTGCCTACTTTCACGAGCCCAACTTTCGCTCGGTTGTCAAGCCGCTGCCAGGGTAcaacgccagccaggcaccCGTCGAGGGCATCCACTACGGCACCCACTTCACCAACATGTGCCTGCGTAACTACCCAGACCGCGTGACGACGAagcggctggcggcggagggccggTACCAAATGCTGAGCGAGTCCCGGCTCCGGTCAGGATGA
- the HMG1_2 gene encoding Hydroxymethylglutaryl-CoA reductase (NADPH) (TransMembrane:7 (o245-266i273-293o299-319i377-396o402-424i486-507o1115-1137i)~EggNog:ENOG503NUYR~BUSCO:EOG092608ZS~COG:I), with protein sequence MPYPRIITPETLPLTSALVSTVTYPGSLLDRVDQVPSKPRCRKPKRQVAFAESVEMISANLLPARFRGEPALSHASTPSRLAKKVAPLLQFLSRLACSHPIHTVVIVALLASTSYVGLLQESLFDGTRNLGKADWSSLVDGSRDLRAGPDTSWRWQGVEHAVATASSSRGADHLALLTLVFPDTLSTSSPSTAPRPHVVPTPGNLSVTPLPSTENPFTAYSQDSILAYSMPYAEAPEFVTAVQEIPNVDAEETLTRHGREKKMWIMKAAKVNTRNTIIQWASNALVEFVDLLKNAETLDIVIMILGYLSMHLTFVSLFLSMRRMGSNFWLGMSTLFSSVFAFLFGLAVTAKLGVPISVILLSEGLPFLVVTIGFEKNIVLTRAVLSHAIEHRRAQVQETKAGRKTDIQTQNVIQYAIQAAIKDKGYEILRDYAIEILILVLGAASGVQGGLQQFCFLAAWILFFDCILLFTFYTAILSIKLEINRIKRHVDMRMALEADGVSRRVAEDVAKSQDEWDGAGQKNGDGSLFGRSMKSSSVPKFKVLMISGFILINVINICTIPFRSASSLSSWRTWAGGLGGVASLPPVDPFKVASNGLSSILAAAMATGTPTLVTVLTPIKYELEFPSVHYALPPSIGDGSLGLGERLHLNEYGVGGRVVGGLLTSLEDPVLSKWIVVALALSVGLNGYLFNVARWGIKDPNVPEHAIDRKELARAQRFNDTDSATLPLGEYVPPTPQRSEPATPAATDDEGDVLSMTRLRSAPSVPSGEHRSNDELDKMLVEKRAHEMSDEEVVTMSMRGKIPGYALEKTLKDFTRAVKIRRTIISRTKATAEVTSGLDRSKLPYENYDWERVFGACCENVVGYLPLPVGVAGPLVIDGQSYFIPMATTEGVLVASASRGCKAINSGGGAITVLTADGMTRGPCLSFETLERAGAAKLWLDSEAGQGVMKKAFNSTSRFARLQTMKTALAGTNLYIRFKTTTGDAMGMNMISKGVEHALNVMAGEGFEDMSIISVSGNYCIDKKAAAINWIDGRGKSVVAEAIIPADVVKSVLKSDVDSLVELNVSKNLIGSAMAGSIGGFNAHAANIVAAMFLATGQDPAQVVESANCITTMRNLHGSLQISVSMPSLEVGTLGGGTILEPQSAMLDMLGVRGSHPTNPGDNARRLARIIAAAVLAGELSLCSALAAGHLVRAHMQHNRSAAPSRTGTPAPPPMTPVSLAMTSAQEKSNMSAAAQQRSKR encoded by the exons ATGCCGTACCCGCGCATCATCACCCCTGAGACGCTGCCGCTTACGTCGGCGCTCGTGTCTACAGTCACTTACCCCGGATCGCTTCTAGATCGAGTCGATCAGGTTCCATCGAAACCCAGATGTCGTAAGCCGAAACGTCAAGTCGCTTTTGCCGAGTCGGTCGAAATGATATCTGCAAACCTCCTCCCGGCTCGCTTTCGCGGCGAGCCCGCTCTCTCTCACGCCTCCACGCCATCTCGCCTAGCCAAGAAGGTCGCGCCCCTGCTCCAGTTCCTGTCCCGACTCGCCTGCTCTCATCCCATCCACACAGTCGTCATCGTGGCTCTCCTCGCCAGTACCTCGTacgtcggcctcctccaggAGAGCCTGTTCGACGGCACCAGGAACCTCGGCAAGGCGGACTGGTCCTCGCTCGTCGATGGCAGCCGAGACCTGCGCGCCGGCCCGGACACTTCGTGGAGGtggcagggcgtcgagcacgccgtGGCAaccgcctccagctccagaGGCGCCGACCATCTCGCCCTCTTGACCCTCGTCTTCCCTGACACGCTCTccacgagctcgccgagcacAGCCCCACGCCCCCACGTCGTCCCGACGCCGGGTAACCTCTCCGTCACCCCGCTGCCCTCGACCGAGAATCCCTTCACGGCGTACTCCCAGGACAGCATCCTCGCCTACTCGATGCCGTACGCGGAAGCTCCCGAATTCGTCACCGCGGTCCAGGAGATCCCTAACGTGGATGCCGAGGAAACGCTGACGCGACACGGCCGCGAGAAGAAGATGTGGATCATgaaggccgccaaggtcaACACGCGCAACACCATCATCCAGTGGGCCAGCAACGCGCTCGTCGAGTTTGTGGACCTGTTGAAGAACGCCGAGACGCTCGATATCGTCATCATGATTCTCGGCTATCTGTCCATGCACCTGACCTTTGTGTCCTTGTTCCTGTCCATGCGCCGGATGGGCTCCAACTTTTGGCTCGGCATGAGCACCCTCTTCTCGTCCGTCTTCGCGTTCCTCTTCGGCTTGGCCGTCACCGCAAAGCTCGGGGTCCCCATCAGCGTCATCCTGCTGTCCGAGGGCCTCCCGTTCCTGGTTGTCACCATCGGCTTCGAGAAGAACATTGTGCTTACGCGCGCCGTCCTCTCGCACGCCATCGAGCATCGGCGCGCTCAGGTCCAAGAGACCAAGGCCGGCAGGAAGACGGACATCCAGACGCAAAACGTCATCCAGTACGCGATCCAGGCtgccatcaaggacaagggcTACGAGATCCTCCGCGACTACGCCATCGAGATCTTGattctcgtcctcggcgccgcctctggcgtgcagggcggcctgcagcagtTTTGCTTTCTGGCCGCGTGGATCCTCTTCTTTGACTGCATCCTGCTCTTCACCTTTTACACGGCCATTCTCAGCATCAAGCTCGAGATCAACCGCATCAAGCGCCACGTCGACATGCGcatggccctcgaggcgGACGGCGTCAGCCGGcgcgtggccgaggacgtggccAAGAGCCAGGACGAGtgggacggcgccggccaaaAGAACGGCGACGGGTCCCTCTTCGGCCGTTCGatgaagagcagcagcgtgccCAAGTTCAAGGTGCTCATGATCTCCGGCTTCATCCTCATCAACGTCATCAACATCTGCACCATTCCCTTccgcagcgcgtcgtcgctgtcgagtTGGCGCacgtgggcgggcggtctgggcggcgtcgcgtccctccctcccgtcgaCCCCTTCAAGGTGGCGTCCAACGGCCTCAGCTCCATCCTtgcggcggccatggccaccggTACGCCGACGCTGGTCACCGTCCTCACGCCCATCAAGTACGAGCTGGAGTTTCCCTCGGTACACTACGCGCTGCCCCCTtccatcggcgacggcagcctcggcctcggcgagcggctgCACCTGAACGAGTacggcgtgggcggccgCGTGGTGGGCGGACTGCTCACGAGCCTCGAGGACCCTGTGCTGTCCAAGTGGATCGTcgtggccctggccctcAGCGTCGGCCTCAACGGCTATCTCTTCAACGTGGCGCGCTGGGGCATCAAGGATCCCAACGTCCCCGAGCACGCCATCGATCGAAaggagctggcgcgcgcgcagaggTTCAACGACACGGACTCGGCAACGCTCCCCCTGGGCGAGTACgtcccgccgacgcctcAGCGGAGCGAacccgcgacgccggccgccacggatgacgagggcgacgtcctGTCCATGACCAGGCTgaggtcggcgccctcggtgccgtcCGGCGAGCACCGCTCCAACGACGAACTGGACAAGATGCTCGTCGAGAAGCGCGCCCACGAAAtgtcggacgaggaggtcgTGACCATGTCCATGCGCGGCAAGATCCCCGGCTACGCGCTCGAGAAGACTCTCAAGGACTTTACCCGCGCCGTCAAGATCAGGCGCACCATCATCTCGCGGAccaaggcgacggccgaggTCACCAGCGGCCTCGACCGCTCCAAGCTGCCGTACGAAAACTACGACTGGGAGCGCGTCTTCGGGGCCTGCTGCGAAAACGTCGTCGGCtacctgccgctgcccgtcggcgtcgccggcccccTGGTCATCGACGGCCAGAGCTACTTCATCCCCATGGCCACCACCGAgggcgtgctcgtcgccagcgcgAGCAGAGGCTGCAAGGCCATCaactctggcggcggcgccatcaccgtcTTGACGGCGGACGGCATGACGCGCGGGCCCTGCCTCAGCTTCGAGACgctcgagcgcgcgggcgccgccaagctgtGGCTCGACTCGgaggccggccagggcgtgATGAAGAAGGCGTTCAACTCGACGAGCCGCTTCGCGCGCCTGCAGACCATGAAGACGGCGCTCGCCGGGACCAACCTGTACATTCGCttcaagacgacgacgggcgacgcCATGGGCATGAACATGATTTccaagggcgtcgagcacgcgctCAACGTCATGGCCGGCGAAGGCTTCGAGGACATGTCCATCATCTCCGTGTCCGGCAACTACTGCATCgacaagaaggcggccgccatcaacTGGATCGACGGTCGCGGCaagagcgtcgtcgccgaggccatcatccCGGCCGACGTGGTCAAGAGCGTGCTCAAGAGCGACGTGGACtcgctcgtcgagctcaacgTGTCCAAGAACCTCATCGGCTCTGCCATGGCCGGGTCCATTGGCGGCTTCAACGCGCACGCGGCCAAcatcgtggccgccatgTTCCTGGCCACCGGCCAAGACCCCGCGCAGGTGGTGGAGAGCGCCAACtgcatcaccaccatgaGGAA CTTGCACGGCTCGCTGCAGATTTCGgtctcgatgccctcgctcGAGGTGGGcacgctcggcggcggcaccatccTCGAGCCGCAGAGCGCCATGCTCGACATGCTGGGCGTGCGCGGCTCGCACCCGACGAACCCCGGCgacaacgcccgccgcctcgcgcgcatcatcgcggccgcggtcctggccggcgagctgtCCCTCTGCAGCGCGCTGGCCGCGGGTCACCTGGTGCGGGCGCACATGCAGCACAACcggagcgcggcgccgtcgcgaaCGGGCACcccggccccgccgcccatgacgcccgtgtcgttggccatgacgagcgcGCAGGAAAAGTCCAACatgagcgcggcggcgcagcagcggtcgaAGCGGTAG